One genomic region from Candidatus Kuenenbacteria bacterium HGW-Kuenenbacteria-1 encodes:
- the dnaA gene encoding chromosomal replication initiator protein DnaA: MDKKQLWEAVLGELELIISKANFSTWFEDTFISSWQGDEVTIGTPNAFTLAWVERKYHKAIIQALENITDHKIRKIIYKVESIEKSKPQEDAFFQINEKMPTQTSVREDQEQKELKEQEIKKQFNLNSKYSFKNFVVGTGNELAVAAASSIVRQLGIKYNPLFIYGGVGLGKTHLMQAIGNEILLEYPEKKVLYVNSENFANDFIKSIKINRTEEFKKKYRDVDILLMDDIQFIANKERTQEEFFHTFNSLHGQNKQLVFTSDKPPKNIPALEERLISRFSMGMIADVSRPDLETRIAILQAKVKERQFNLDKEIIQYLATNIQTNIRELEGALNKIVAQYELDRQPVTLESTKNVLSTLSSRSSDKAVNSRELIKIVADFYNIKIESLTGSCRKKELVNPRQIAMYLLREELEMSFPAIGQEFGGRDHTTAMHACHKIKKVLENNNRVKQEIELLKQKLYL, from the coding sequence ATGGATAAAAAACAACTTTGGGAAGCGGTTTTAGGAGAATTAGAATTAATTATTAGTAAGGCAAATTTTAGCACTTGGTTTGAAGATACTTTTATTTCTTCTTGGCAAGGAGATGAGGTTACTATTGGAACTCCTAATGCTTTTACTCTTGCATGGGTAGAAAGAAAATATCATAAGGCAATTATTCAGGCCTTAGAAAATATTACTGATCATAAAATTAGAAAAATAATTTATAAAGTGGAATCAATAGAAAAATCTAAACCTCAAGAAGATGCTTTTTTTCAAATTAATGAGAAAATGCCTACACAAACATCTGTAAGAGAAGATCAAGAGCAAAAAGAATTAAAAGAACAAGAAATTAAAAAACAATTTAATTTAAACTCTAAATATTCTTTTAAAAATTTTGTTGTTGGAACAGGGAATGAATTGGCAGTTGCGGCCGCTTCATCAATAGTTAGACAATTAGGAATTAAATATAATCCTCTTTTTATTTATGGAGGAGTAGGATTGGGAAAAACTCATTTAATGCAAGCAATTGGTAATGAAATTTTATTAGAATATCCAGAGAAAAAAGTTTTGTATGTTAATTCAGAAAATTTTGCTAATGATTTTATTAAATCAATAAAAATAAATAGAACAGAAGAGTTTAAAAAAAAATATAGGGATGTAGATATTCTTTTAATGGATGATATTCAATTTATTGCTAATAAAGAAAGAACACAAGAAGAATTTTTTCATACTTTTAATTCTCTTCATGGACAAAACAAACAATTAGTTTTTACTTCTGATAAACCTCCAAAAAATATTCCTGCTTTAGAAGAACGGCTTATTTCTCGTTTTTCAATGGGGATGATTGCAGATGTGTCTCGACCAGATTTAGAAACCAGAATAGCAATTTTGCAGGCAAAAGTTAAAGAACGTCAATTTAATTTAGATAAAGAAATAATTCAATATTTAGCAACAAATATTCAAACTAATATTAGAGAATTAGAGGGAGCTTTAAATAAAATTGTTGCTCAATATGAACTTGATAGACAGCCCGTTACTTTAGAAAGCACTAAAAATGTTTTATCAACCTTATCTTCTAGATCATCTGATAAAGCTGTTAATTCTAGAGAATTAATTAAAATTGTAGCGGATTTTTATAATATAAAAATAGAGAGTTTAACTGGAAGTTGTCGAAAAAAAGAATTAGTTAATCCTAGACAAATAGCAATGTATTTATTAAGAGAAGAATTAGAAATGTCTTTTCCTGCAATTGGGCAAGAATTTGGCGGTCGGGATCATACTACAGCAATGCATGCTTGTCATAAAATTAAAAAAGTTTTAGAAAATAATAACAGAGTAAAACAAGAAATAGAATTACTTAAACAAAAACTTTATTTATAA
- a CDS encoding phosphoenolpyruvate synthase (catalyzes the formation of phosphoenolpyruvate from pyruvate) — protein MKKKYIHWFKEIGIKDVPLVGGKNASLGEMYQNLAKKGINIPNGFAVSAKAYFYLLESAGIKDKIKKILSDLDTSDMENLAERGHQVRETILKAKFPEDLEKEIIQAYQELSKEFFSKAINCQTDVAVRSSATAEDLPDASFAGQQETYLNVKGDYALLEACKKCFASLFTNRAISYRVDKGFDHFSIGLSIVVQKMIRSDKACSGVAFSIDTETGFQNAILISGSWGLGENVVQGAVNPDEFFVFKPTLEKFKPILNKKLGAKTIKMIYSQEGNKPVKNIETSEEERNKFVLNDDEILHLAKWVKIIEEYYKKPMDIEWAKDGVNNQLYIVQARPETVQSQRNVNIITTYKLQTVNCKLLCKGAAVGSKIGQGKVNVIKNVHEIKNFKKGEVLVTEITDPDWEPIMKIASAIITNKGGRCCHAAIVSRELGIPCVVGTRNATQVLKNGQAITVCCAEGEIGKVYQGIIPFNIQETNLKKFKKPKTKIMMNIGEPEQAFSSSFIPNDGIGLAREEFIINNFIKIHPNILLAIDKKQPIINNKKIDKETLGKIEEITRGYKNKSQFFVDKLAEGVSMLGAGFYPKDVIVRLSDFKSNEYANLIGGKYFEPEESNPMIGWRGASRYYSEQYKEAFALECQAIKKVREEMGLTNIIVMVPFCRTIEEAKKVLLEMKKNKLIINAYKSSANNLKIYMMVEVPSNVILAKEFAKIFDGFSIGSNDLTQLVLGVDRDSELISHVYDERNEAVKILVRDVIKIARQSKVKIGFCGQAPSDFPEFAKFLVECGIDSISLNPDSIIKTTLQISKMKK, from the coding sequence ATGAAAAAAAAATATATTCATTGGTTTAAAGAAATTGGAATTAAAGATGTTCCTTTGGTAGGAGGGAAAAATGCATCTTTGGGAGAAATGTATCAAAATCTTGCTAAAAAAGGGATTAATATTCCTAATGGTTTTGCGGTTAGCGCTAAGGCTTATTTTTATTTATTAGAAAGCGCCGGGATTAAAGATAAAATAAAAAAAATTCTTTCTGATTTAGATACAAGTGATATGGAAAATTTAGCCGAAAGAGGACATCAAGTTAGAGAAACTATTTTGAAAGCAAAATTTCCAGAAGATTTAGAAAAAGAAATTATTCAGGCTTACCAAGAATTATCTAAAGAATTTTTTTCAAAAGCTATAAATTGTCAAACAGATGTAGCAGTAAGAAGTTCGGCAACAGCTGAAGATCTTCCTGATGCATCTTTTGCTGGACAACAAGAAACTTATTTAAATGTTAAAGGCGATTACGCATTATTAGAGGCTTGTAAAAAATGTTTTGCTTCACTTTTTACTAACCGCGCTATTTCTTATCGAGTAGATAAAGGGTTTGATCATTTTTCTATTGGTTTATCAATTGTTGTTCAAAAAATGATTCGTTCGGATAAAGCTTGTTCTGGAGTTGCTTTTTCTATTGATACAGAAACTGGATTTCAAAATGCAATTTTGATTAGTGGTTCATGGGGGTTGGGAGAAAATGTTGTGCAAGGAGCAGTCAATCCTGATGAATTTTTTGTTTTTAAACCTACTTTAGAAAAATTTAAACCAATTTTAAATAAAAAATTAGGCGCTAAAACAATAAAAATGATTTATAGCCAAGAGGGGAATAAACCAGTTAAAAATATAGAAACAAGTGAAGAAGAAAGAAATAAATTTGTTTTAAATGATGATGAAATTTTACATTTAGCTAAATGGGTAAAAATAATTGAAGAATATTATAAAAAACCAATGGATATTGAATGGGCTAAAGATGGAGTAAATAATCAGCTATATATTGTTCAGGCTCGTCCAGAAACAGTTCAATCTCAAAGAAATGTTAATATAATTACAACCTATAAATTACAAACTGTAAACTGTAAATTATTATGTAAAGGGGCTGCAGTAGGATCAAAAATTGGACAAGGGAAAGTTAATGTTATTAAAAATGTTCATGAGATTAAAAATTTTAAAAAAGGAGAAGTTTTGGTCACTGAAATAACTGATCCAGATTGGGAACCAATTATGAAAATTGCCTCAGCTATTATTACTAATAAAGGTGGACGTTGTTGTCATGCGGCGATTGTAAGTCGTGAATTAGGAATTCCTTGTGTTGTTGGAACGCGAAATGCAACTCAAGTTTTAAAAAATGGACAAGCAATTACAGTTTGTTGCGCTGAGGGAGAAATTGGAAAAGTTTATCAAGGAATTATTCCTTTTAATATTCAAGAAACTAATCTTAAAAAATTTAAAAAGCCAAAAACAAAAATTATGATGAATATTGGCGAACCAGAGCAAGCTTTTTCTTCAAGTTTTATTCCTAATGATGGAATTGGTTTGGCGCGCGAAGAATTTATTATTAATAATTTTATTAAAATACATCCAAATATATTATTAGCCATTGATAAAAAACAGCCAATTATTAATAATAAAAAAATTGATAAAGAAACCTTGGGAAAAATTGAAGAAATTACACGAGGTTATAAAAATAAATCGCAATTTTTTGTTGATAAATTAGCAGAGGGAGTAAGTATGCTTGGCGCTGGTTTTTATCCTAAAGATGTTATTGTTCGTTTATCTGATTTTAAATCAAATGAATATGCTAATTTAATTGGCGGAAAATATTTTGAACCAGAAGAATCTAATCCAATGATTGGTTGGCGTGGAGCTTCACGTTATTATAGCGAGCAATATAAAGAAGCTTTTGCTTTAGAATGTCAAGCAATAAAAAAAGTTCGCGAAGAAATGGGTTTAACAAATATTATTGTAATGGTTCCGTTTTGTAGAACTATAGAAGAAGCAAAAAAAGTTTTATTAGAAATGAAAAAAAATAAATTAATTATTAATGCTTATAAATCATCAGCTAATAATTTAAAAATATATATGATGGTTGAAGTTCCTTCAAATGTTATTTTAGCTAAAGAATTTGCTAAAATTTTTGATGGATTTTCTATTGGGAGTAATGATTTAACCCAACTTGTTTTAGGAGTTGATCGTGATTCAGAATTAATTAGTCATGTTTATGATGAAAGAAATGAAGCAGTAAAAATTTTAGTTAGAGATGTAATTAAAATAGCTAGACAAAGTAAAGTAAAAATAGGATTTTGCGGACAAGCACCTTCAGATTTTCCAGAATTTGCTAAATTTCTTGTTGAATGTGGAATTGACAGTATATCTTTAAATCCTGATTCAATAATAAAAACTACTTTGCAAATTTCAAAAATGAAAAAATAA
- a CDS encoding DNA polymerase III subunit alpha, which produces MLFSHLHIHSHYSLLDGLPKIDELLEYAKKLNMNSLALTDHGNMYGVIEFYQKAKAQGIKPIIGVEFYVATDGMYNKRPNIDNKQYHLVLLAKNLQGYKNLIKLTSKAWLEGYYYKPRIDNELLKKHSEGLIALSGCLKGAIPQTILAENYQKAEKIALEYQKLFGKDSFYLELQDHPSLSAQITVNQKIIEMAKKLNIPLIATNDVHYLQPEDAEAQDILICLQTQKKIADTNRMTFVGEDFSMRSQEQMIDSFKDVPEAIENTQKIVELCNLEIPLKEILLPHFDVPKDFDANTYLEKLCYQGLKEKFPQCNEEILSRLKYELDIIKTTGFASYFLIVQDFVNWAKKNEIFVGPGRGSAPGSLVSYVLNITEINPIKYNLLFERFLNPERISMPDIDLDFADDRRNEVIGYIEKKYGKNHVAQIATFGTMAGRASIRDCGRVLGIEYSLCDKIAKLILGHSIQDSIDNVSELKEFFETDPKIKRLLEISKKLEGVARHISTHACGIIITKNSLNNYVPLQHPHQDDETIVTQYSMNIVENLGLLKIDILGLKNLTILQKTIKLIKWIHNIKIDLNQIPLDNKKTFKLFKDGKTTGVFQLESSGMKKYLKQLKPNNFEDIIAMISLYRPGPIEWIPDYINGKHGKKKTSYLHPKLESILEKTYGICIYQEQVMEIAKTLAGFTLAEADILRKAVGKKIHNLLIKQKEKFIKGCVANKISQEIANKVFVLIIEPFAGYGFNKSHGTCYALIGYWTAYLKAHFPCEFMASLLTSDQGNADRIAIEIMECKEMGIKVLPPDINESFADFTVIVLNKQQIIRFGLSAIKNVGKKIIEAIIEERKKNGKFESMENFMQRVNHKDLNKKSLESLIKCGTFDQLGERIQFLENLEEILNYGRKINKENNSNQINLFDILCLNTLPKLNLKTTELTNEKQNLTWEKELLGLYVSKHPFEKFKLLFNFPIYSELKKVTYKNNFIQTAGLIAKIQKVYTRQSKELMLFVTMEDGIETLEILVFPTILKNNSEIWQENKMILIQGKLSDKDGNIKLIADEAKEITEENIQQLVKKCKNFIYEKKNYREFSSRQLNSIESKEQKNCLTQPIETFPSVCFNISPATDQILIQKLKNILINCPGKQQVYFNYVNNGQSQKIYTNLFINFNEEIKEEIKKLKILS; this is translated from the coding sequence ATGCTCTTCTCTCATCTTCATATTCATAGCCATTATAGTTTACTCGACGGTTTACCAAAAATCGACGAACTTTTAGAATACGCAAAAAAATTAAATATGAATTCTTTGGCTTTGACTGATCACGGAAATATGTATGGGGTAATAGAATTTTACCAAAAAGCAAAAGCGCAAGGAATAAAACCAATTATTGGCGTTGAATTTTATGTCGCCACTGATGGAATGTATAATAAAAGACCCAATATTGATAACAAACAATATCATCTTGTTCTTTTGGCTAAAAATTTACAAGGTTATAAAAATCTAATTAAATTAACATCCAAAGCATGGTTAGAAGGATATTATTATAAACCCCGTATTGACAATGAATTATTAAAAAAACATAGCGAAGGTTTAATTGCTTTAAGTGGTTGTTTAAAAGGCGCTATTCCGCAGACTATTTTAGCAGAAAATTATCAAAAAGCAGAAAAAATCGCTTTAGAATATCAAAAATTATTTGGCAAAGATAGTTTTTATTTAGAACTTCAAGATCACCCTAGCCTTTCAGCCCAAATAACTGTTAACCAAAAAATAATAGAAATGGCAAAAAAATTAAACATTCCATTAATTGCAACTAATGATGTTCATTATCTCCAACCAGAAGATGCGGAAGCCCAAGATATTCTTATTTGCCTTCAAACTCAAAAAAAAATAGCAGACACAAATAGAATGACTTTTGTTGGGGAAGATTTTTCAATGCGTTCTCAAGAACAAATGATTGATTCTTTTAAAGATGTGCCCGAAGCCATTGAAAATACACAAAAAATAGTAGAACTGTGTAATTTAGAAATTCCCTTAAAAGAAATTCTCTTGCCACATTTTGATGTTCCAAAAGATTTTGACGCAAACACATATCTTGAAAAACTTTGTTATCAAGGGTTAAAAGAAAAATTTCCTCAATGTAATGAAGAAATTTTGTCTCGCTTAAAATATGAATTAGACATAATTAAAACCACAGGTTTTGCCTCTTATTTTCTTATTGTTCAAGATTTTGTTAATTGGGCAAAAAAAAATGAAATTTTTGTTGGTCCTGGTCGTGGTTCAGCGCCAGGCAGTTTGGTTTCCTATGTTTTAAATATCACAGAAATTAATCCAATTAAATACAATTTATTATTTGAAAGATTTTTAAACCCAGAAAGAATCAGTATGCCTGACATTGACTTGGATTTTGCCGATGATCGTCGAAATGAAGTAATAGGATATATAGAAAAAAAATATGGGAAAAACCATGTAGCCCAAATAGCCACTTTTGGAACCATGGCCGGACGCGCGTCTATTCGTGATTGTGGTCGAGTTTTAGGAATAGAATATAGTCTTTGTGATAAAATTGCTAAATTAATTCTCGGACATTCTATTCAAGATTCCATTGACAATGTTTCAGAATTAAAAGAATTTTTTGAAACTGACCCAAAAATCAAAAGATTGCTTGAAATTTCTAAAAAATTAGAAGGCGTGGCTCGTCATATTTCTACTCACGCTTGCGGAATTATTATTACTAAAAATTCTCTTAACAATTATGTTCCCTTACAACATCCTCATCAAGACGATGAAACAATTGTCACACAATATTCTATGAATATTGTTGAAAATTTAGGATTACTTAAAATCGATATTTTAGGTTTAAAAAATTTAACAATCTTACAAAAAACAATTAAATTAATTAAATGGATTCATAATATAAAAATTGATTTAAACCAAATTCCTCTTGATAATAAAAAAACTTTTAAACTTTTCAAAGATGGAAAAACAACTGGCGTGTTCCAATTAGAAAGTAGCGGAATGAAAAAATATTTAAAGCAACTAAAGCCTAATAATTTTGAAGACATTATCGCTATGATTTCTCTTTATCGACCCGGACCAATTGAATGGATTCCTGATTATATAAATGGAAAACACGGGAAAAAGAAAACATCATATCTACATCCAAAACTAGAATCCATTTTAGAAAAAACTTATGGCATTTGTATTTATCAAGAACAAGTGATGGAAATTGCCAAAACATTGGCTGGATTTACTTTGGCAGAAGCAGATATTTTAAGAAAAGCTGTGGGGAAAAAAATCCATAATCTCTTAATTAAACAAAAAGAAAAATTTATTAAAGGGTGTGTTGCTAATAAAATCTCTCAAGAAATCGCCAACAAAGTTTTTGTCCTTATTATTGAACCTTTTGCCGGTTATGGATTTAATAAAAGCCATGGCACTTGTTATGCTCTTATCGGATATTGGACAGCCTATTTAAAAGCTCATTTTCCTTGTGAATTTATGGCCAGCCTTCTTACTTCTGATCAAGGTAATGCCGATAGAATAGCCATAGAAATTATGGAATGCAAAGAAATGGGAATTAAAGTTTTGCCACCAGACATTAATGAAAGTTTTGCCGATTTTACAGTAATTGTATTAAATAAACAACAAATTATTCGTTTCGGATTGTCCGCAATAAAAAATGTTGGAAAAAAAATAATTGAAGCAATTATTGAAGAACGGAAAAAAAATGGAAAATTTGAAAGCATGGAAAATTTTATGCAAAGAGTTAATCATAAAGATTTAAATAAAAAATCATTAGAAAGCTTGATTAAATGTGGCACATTTGATCAACTAGGAGAACGCATTCAATTTTTAGAAAATTTAGAAGAGATTTTAAATTATGGTCGAAAAATTAATAAAGAAAATAACTCAAATCAAATTAATCTTTTTGATATTCTTTGTTTAAATACTTTGCCTAAATTAAATTTAAAAACAACAGAATTAACAAATGAAAAACAAAATCTCACTTGGGAAAAAGAATTATTAGGTTTATATGTTTCAAAACATCCCTTTGAAAAATTTAAATTATTATTTAATTTTCCTATTTATTCTGAACTTAAAAAAGTCACTTATAAAAATAATTTTATCCAAACAGCTGGTTTAATCGCTAAAATACAAAAAGTTTATACTCGTCAATCAAAAGAATTAATGCTTTTTGTAACAATGGAAGATGGGATTGAAACTTTAGAAATTTTAGTGTTTCCGACAATTTTAAAAAATAATTCCGAAATTTGGCAAGAGAATAAAATGATTTTAATCCAAGGAAAATTATCTGATAAAGATGGAAATATTAAACTTATCGCCGATGAAGCCAAAGAAATAACAGAAGAAAATATTCAACAATTAGTAAAAAAATGCAAAAATTTTATTTATGAAAAAAAAAATTATCGAGAATTCAGCTCTAGACAATTAAATTCTATAGAATCCAAAGAACAAAAAAATTGTTTAACACAACCAATAGAAACTTTCCCGTCTGTTTGTTTTAATATCTCCCCTGCCACTGATCAAATTTTAATTCAAAAATTAAAAAATATTTTAATCAATTGCCCTGGCAAACAACAAGTTTATTTTAATTATGTAAATAATGGTCAAAGCCAAAAAATTTACACAAATTTATTTATTAATTTTAATGAAGAAATAAAAGAAGAAATTAAAAAATTAAAAATTCTTTCTTAA
- the atpC gene encoding ATP synthase F1 subunit epsilon: MLIDFEITTPSKTIFKDKIDSAIIPTKDGEITVLPNHIPLISIIVPAGELKLKKGSDEFSIMISGGFLEVQKENKIIILADTAERAEEIDEIRAEEARKKAEKLLEEKREDVEIADVKAILAQSLMRLKIAKKHQTKKKRF; this comes from the coding sequence ATGTTAATTGATTTTGAAATTACAACTCCTTCTAAAACAATTTTTAAAGATAAAATCGACTCAGCTATAATCCCCACAAAAGATGGGGAAATTACTGTTTTACCTAATCATATTCCATTAATTAGCATTATAGTGCCAGCTGGAGAATTAAAATTAAAAAAAGGATCTGATGAATTTTCCATAATGATTTCTGGTGGATTTTTAGAAGTCCAAAAAGAAAACAAAATTATTATTTTAGCTGACACAGCAGAAAGAGCTGAAGAAATTGATGAAATTCGCGCTGAAGAAGCGAGAAAAAAAGCAGAAAAACTTTTAGAAGAAAAAAGAGAAGATGTGGAAATCGCGGATGTAAAAGCAATTTTAGCCCAATCCTTAATGCGACTTAAAATAGCCAAAAAACACCAAACAAAAAAGAAAAGATTTTAA